Within the Sebastes umbrosus isolate fSebUmb1 chromosome 5, fSebUmb1.pri, whole genome shotgun sequence genome, the region TAGGCTGCACATTTTTCTCTaagttgtgattttattctgtttttcagtcGTCTTAAAGAGTGTAATCTATCCTCCCCACCCTTCACTATCTCCACTGCAGTTCAGCATACATCTTCCCAAACACACAGTTTACAGAAGCCGTGTGTGCAGAGTATAACGATCACAGCATGCACAGACAAGTAAGCCCCATTAGTTGTAGCTTTGAGTGGTGTCAGCAGCAGTACATAGCCCTTAACAGTGAGGTAAGAAAGGTAAACAAAGCCTTCGACATTAAGCCATTCCACACGACATATTAAACATCAGAAAGATGAACCAGCAATGAACACTTTTTGCTTCAAAGGTGATGCCACGGTTAGACATTTAACGAAAAGTTTAACGTCACTGAAAGGTGAAGAAATCATTAATCCTTGACAACTGAAATTCCTCAGTTTTTTTCTTAACCCAACAACAATGGCTTCGAtacttatatgttttatttttttttgcaatcaggTGTAACCAGAGCTCTTAAAGGTGATTTAGCACTTATTCACATCAAGCTAATaacatgaaactacaaaatacttttattttatcatcatGTAGTGAAATTTTGCCCCAAGTAATTACATCATTATTATACAGAAAAGGAGATggttttaactagggctgtcaatgttaacgtgataataacgcgttaacgcaacaccactaatttctttaacgcattatcaCCATCAACTTTTCAGAGGTGGTAGCGGAAAGAagtgaagaaggctaaataacgctccaaacttgtattaagttttggtgaggaaaaactggcaattttcattgacctctgacctcaagatatgtgaatgaaaatgggttctatgggtacccacgattctcccctttacagacatgcccactttatgataatcacatgcagttttaggcaagtcatagtcaagtcagcacactgacacactgacagctgttgttgcatgttgggctgcagtttgccatgttatgatttgagcatatttttatgctaaatgcagtacctgtgagggtttctggacaatatttgtcattgatttgagttgttaattgatttccagtaataaatatctatatacatttacataaagcagcatatttgcaatattaaatacttgacaaatctccctttaaggtacattttgaacagataaaaaatgtgcaattaattcgcgattaattgctattaatcatagacaatcatgcgattaatggcgattaaatatttttggcataatcgattggcagccctagttttaacatTTGAATCCTTCCTGTGTCATTTGAGCTGCTAGATACAAATTTGACAATAATTACAAAAAAGGTGTCTCACAGCAtccaggaaaataaaaaacattgctTTTATGAAGGTGAAGTGTTTAACCGTGCTAGCAGCAATATTACAATAAGCACTGACTGGCATGTATTGTATATTTAGAGTGATTACATACTGTTTGTGGCTACTGTGAACTGCATGTGTCACGTTAACATTTTCACAAGGGGTCACTTGAAAAAGGAGCAGCAAGATGAgaacaaaaatttaaaaaacactcgTTTCTCTGCCTGCTTGTCCAAAAAAAGCTGCAGCCGTCCTCTCTAGTCATCTCCACAGAAAGGAGTCCAATCAGATACAAACATCAGCATTCGATGCCTCCAATGTTCCAACACGGGTTGACAATTCAAAGTCCCTTCTGGCCCAACATTACACAGGTATTACAGCCCACCTGCAGGTGATAAAACAGTGGATGGAGCTTCAATTCATGACAGACTTGTACATCCACTTGAACAAGAAACGCAAGTTGCTTTATTTCTCTCAGGGGAGGTCAGGAGGTCACAGGTTAAGTCCCAGAGTGAGTGTCCGGCGGTCGCTGCTGTAACGTCTCATCTATGGTGATCACCGTCTCCTCTGTTCTGTTGGAACTTAGGCAGTTGGTGTGGTTCAGGGATATGTAGCTCATTTCCACCAGCCGGGGCCTCTCGCCCAACTCACTCATTTCGTTCATGTTGTTGGTGATGCAGTTCACCTCAGTCTTGTTGTGGTAGGGAACTCGCCGAGAGCCAAACACCCAGTCTGAGGAGATACAAAGGGATAATAGTAGTGTTACTTAAGAAGTCAGTGCAGATTTAGATTGTTGTTTCAGATTTTAGACGCGTGAAGTAAGTcaatttactcaagtgctgccAAGGGCATAGATTTGGTTCAGTGATATCTTAAAATTTGTGGTTTTCCAGTTTGCTGTGTGGTTCTTCTGACCCTGGGTGGCCAAAAAATCTATTAATGTAGCTTTTATATTTGAGATTCTGGCACTTTATGAGAGCATTTTTTATTTCGGagacttctttttctttcctgcaCTATATTTcagatttcattcattcaatcaacaTGATACActtttttcttccttctctcctttctttttccCTTCTTTTGTTGTACCTTTGTGtccttttaaaacaaataattgatttatttgtcaggaACCATgtggtaaaaataaaataaagaaaagacaagatTTTGTGACAAATTTagctagggctgcaacaaacaattactttatttacttattaacCTGCAGGTTATACAACGTGAATAATTCCCATCACAATTTCAAGGTTCAAAGTGAAGCTTTCAAATTGCCCGTAATGTTCACCCAACAGATCAAAACCCAAAGTTCTTCAACCcacaataaaacaacacagaaaacactcaCATTTAGAAAGTTATCATTAGCAAatgattgacattttttgtctttaacaGTTGcctattaaagctagagttagggtcttcaaaaacattttttgttatatttgttgaaattctctttacatcccgacagcaatcgattaatcaaatgctctgacaaaaaaaaaaaaaaatctggtatttGTGGATGccacaggactgtaataagcaaTAATTTCATTGGCATAGCTGACTGTCTACCTGcgcgcactctgcccgtgcactcattgcgcatcaccgtagtcttccacaagctgctagcttgacagctgtgagtaccaacagtagccatgttcgttgtttaggttaattataatcataatgataattttgggggagtggctttggagggaggcctgaagggacgtactgtcagtgttgctgacttggcgactttctcgctagatttagtggcttttggagctagtgctgctagctactttcattggaaaaaagttggcaacactgggctgggtttttcggatggataatttttcaaatctagcatactcttgctagtttctcaagattaccaaccctagctttaattttCAGCTTTAGATTAAGCAACTAGCTACTTTCCAGTTACAGTCGCTGGGCAGGCTTATCTAAAAACACAAGAATGCAaggagtattttttttacctttgacACTTGATAAATATGTTCCTGCTAAtccttgtttattttttacttttaggtTAAAACCCGAATGTAGGATCTGTTTACAAGTAGGACTGTACTTTTCTTTGAATAAATGAATTGAGTACTGTTTCCACTCAGTTTATGATAAGCCTTCACAGACTCATCCACTGGGCAAAAACAAGCAAGCTGAGTATTTAGAACAAGCACAGAACAAGGCTGCAAACTTCATTTGACAGAAAGTTATGATGGGTTCAGCTTCTGTAATTCCATTAGAGGCAAAGCACCATAAAATTGTTTCTGGGGGAGATGTCTGCCGCACAGCCGCCCCATCATGAGCGGTGGAGCCTGTTTGAATCGGGACACATCAATCATTGTTCTGTCAGATGAGGAGCTGAGATTAAGGCTGACAGCAGTGAGTGTGAAGAACAGGCAGAAGGCAGAACGGGAATCCTCAGACTCACAGAACTGatacatgaccacagggaccaCCTCACTTTCCACAGTCCTATTTTTGTCCCCCTCACTTAAAGTTTCAGGTTGAAGTCTGatttcttatcttttttttcattgactaaTCTCAATGCTTCTATGACTCTTACTGCTTTTACTTGTAGATGActtctactactattactaaaaCTGATAATGGTAATGATACTAATAatactgttttttaaaatcgttttaacgccacttatttctttaacacataaaCGGAATCGAtctttgtagcgggctcaggttTGAAgatatagtgaagatactggtatcatatgaaactagaaaaactcaaggaatccattggtaaccaccttgtcatactagctcgtcgcaaaggtaagtaagtaaataacactacaaagttatgctacattttagcaaaaaaaaagggtcatggccattttcaaagggtcccttgacctctgacctcaagatatgtgaatgaaaatgggttctatgggtacccacgagtctcccctttacagacatgcccactttatgataatcatatgcagtttggggcaagtcatagtcaagtcagcacactgacacactgacagctgttgttgcctgttgggctgcagtttgccatgttatgatttgagcatattttgtatgctaaatgcagtacctgtgagggtttctggacaatatctatcattgttctgtgttgttaattgatttcaaataataaatgtatacatacatttgcataaagaaatcatatttgcccactcccacgttgataagagtattaaatacatgacaaatctcccttcaaggtacattttgaacagatagaaaatgtgcgattaatcgtgattaaataatttaatcgactgacagcccacagtcacaatatatatacatatataaaataactTATAAGCattatcaaataaaaaacattaagtCCAAACAATATTCCATATACAACACACATTAATAAAACGCAAAGTTGGACAATGTTATTATTGATAGGAGGCCAAAAGtatgaaaataagacccaagttgtaataacccttaattatcctttaaaaactatttataaATGTGCCCTCTCTGTATTCATTCCAACATGCAATTCCCATTGTTTTTCCTTAATATGTTGTCTGTAACATGTCTACAACAGGCTGTTTTGCTTTATTGAAGCTGCACCATGTCAGAAGAGTGAAGCATCCCGCTGTGAGCAGGAGGCTCTGGTGAGAAGGAAAGCTGCCGTAAAACACACATCCTCCACATTTACACCTCAGCAAAATGCCCAGGGGCCCAAACACTGCGtcgcctgtgtgtttgtgtaaactTGTATGTGTGAGTTTTCATATGAAGGTGGGAAGGTCAGGTGAGGAGCAGGTAGGCAGACAGATAAGCTCTTACTGCTGACCAGTTGAATGGGGGTCAGCATGTCTCTGTGGCAAAGCTAAGTGCTGCAGACTGTGACCCATGTGAGCTTTGGTTTTTACCTGGTTCACTGGTTTCACCACCGTCACCTTCAGCAACCATCGACCTGCCTCCACCTACATGCAGCGAGCAAGAGAACAGGCATGTTAGTGAGTCCGCACACAGACTCCATCTGTGTCTTATGAAATGATAAGGATGAAGCAACAAAGCAGAAACAGAAGACATTTAAATACGAGTGGACAAGTGTTATAATGAGTGTGATATAGACGCCCCAGTGCAGGGCCAGCTCAAGCCTCTCTCAGGTCCTATGCATATGTTGTTGGTTTAACTATTGACCAGAACTATGTTTGAGGTGTCCTGTTACACAGTTTTAACAGACGCCTGCCAGCCTATTAAGAGGTATTTTTCATGGTAAAGGAGTAATTCTACTTAAAAAGACAACTCCCAAGTTAGGGTTACATAGCCCCAAAATTTTCTATTTCTCAAAACATTTGTTCAAGCACCtcaaaacagtcatagtatttccaaaatgtgttatttctcaATAAATCAAAAATTTGTTGTGGTTGCTCAAATCCCCAAATTTGGTATAATCCTCCCAAATTGTTGTCATAATACAACAAGCCCTTATAGCACCCCCAAATCAAAAATATTCAAGGTATAACATCTGCCAAATTTTTGGTCACAATCCTTAAATTGGTTGCTAAAACCCCAAATCCCCAAATTTGGTATAACAACCACCAAAACAGTTGGGATAATCACAAAATCTCATTGTTGCACCCTAAAAGAAAAGTCCCAAATTTACAATTTTGTTATAATGATCTAAAAATTTGCTTTAGTGGTCCAAAGTCAAAAATTTGGTATAATGTCCCCAAAATGTATAGTCAAAGCCTCAAAATTTGTTATAGCACCCACAAAACTAAAATTGTGTTATCAGATAAATTGTTGTaatgaatcaaataaaaaatgtgtgtgctgTAACACCCCAATATCCCAAATTTGGTTTAGCATTCCCAAAATATATAATCATGACCTCAAAATCTGTAGTGGCGTCTAGAGGgataaaatgttgtaaaatgacCCCCCAAATTGTTTTCATAACCACAAATGTCATTATTGCACCCCATAGTCTAAATATTTGTATCAATGCCTCCAAGATTGGTGGTTATAACCTCAAAACAATTTGTTGTAGCGCTCCCAAATCTGAAAAtttgttataaaaaaacaaacaaatttacTTTCACAATCACAGTGTAGTACCCCCACGTCCAATGTTGCTGTCATTACCACAATTGTTGACAACAAAATCCCAAAATGTGATATAACCCCCGCCATAAATTTCTGTCATTATTTGTTGTAGCACCCAAAAACCCCAAAATGTGCAAATTTGTTGataaaaactcaaaaattgtgTAGCACTATAGGGTCTGACAACAAATTCAAAAAGTATTATGATAACAATATGTATACAGAGAGCACatttcccattcattttgagctatataaaaataaagctcATGACAAACAAATCCAAACACATGGAAGTCTCCCAGcaacatcacaaacatctgTATGAGTTACTTCAATAGGTAACCTGCACACAATGAACATTATAACAAAAACTACTGTATTCAGAATAAATAAACTGCCCTTTTTTATTGGATGACTGTAGAACAAAAGCTGCTACACCGTGTTAGTGCTCCGTCATCAAAGCGCCTGTTAAACAATGGGCTGACAGCGACCACGACAGAAGAGCTGCTCTCTATCAACAAAATACACAACTTCCAAAGGCGATAAATCTGAAATTAACATGTTAGAACAGTCAAATATCATCCTCTAATATcaaatcagaaaaatattctataacttttgtgaaaaaaaataaaccccaGCCCATGGTGGTCGATGGGCCCCCCTGCAGCTGCTTAGTTAATGTGTCCCTGTCCTGATCTGCCCCCCGGTGAAATATTACTGAGGGAAATCATATATTTTGCTTTAAATCATTTGATGTAATGAGATGACTATCAGGTCAAGTCAGCACTATGAGACCTAAAAATAGacccattcattcattcattatgtaTCATTCACGAGGCGCTCTTCAAAAATAGAGAAACAGCAGACCTCCTCTCCATTTCTCATACAGACACTTGCTGATAGTGTAGTTTGTCAGGACGTCTTCCTCACAAGGTCATTGGCTGAGAGCAGAGCTACAGGGATTTTACTATTTGGGAGTTTTGGGGGTAGGGATGACAAAATACTCTCCACAGTTGCAGTTTACCAAAATAACTGCTGTCACTTTACTTATTCAATTAATAAAGAACCAGTCTGTCCCCAGATCTCTTCAGTCATCTATTAATTGAGATGTTTGCATTCTGTGTTGTCAATTCAGGCAATTGTTCCTACAACTCTTTATAGAGCATTCTTCTCTGAAACAGTGACTCTCAAAGTGGGCTCTTGGAGGTGGGTGGGGGCTTGAATGGGTTCCAGGGGTCCGAATACAAAATTAGGAAAAGGCCAAATTTTTTACTACATCTTACTCccatgtaaaagtgaaacttatagGCCAGTGGTTTTCAAAATGGGGGTCCTCGATGGGGGGTTTCCAGCAAAAAAGGGAATCATTTACTTccactataattccatccatatgtaacacaatgacataatgtatgactattttggtcattgGTTTAATAATACACATTCTGTAATCAAATTAAAACGAAAAGCATtaaggctgtcctcgaccaaagaaattcttagtcaactaacatacgattttgtcgactaatcgattagttgatttaatcgacagatctgtaaaactgagtttctccacaaagaatcacacaaaagcaccactttaaatctggtgtttaacAGAGATGCGCTCTAGAAATAagtaattcagcatgaaaaaaagtaataaaatgactaatcgactaaagaaatttTAGTCACTAAGACCAAAAGGtttgattagttgactaattgactaagaaGGGGCAGCCTTCAAAAGCAAAAATCCAATCAAAAAAAGGAAACCTAGGACAAAAACTTATCAAATGGATAGtctgtggtctaatttgtgtcagtttaggagCCCTTGGCGTGGaaaggtttgggaaccactgctataGCCTATGTGAGTATTAATTATCTGTACCTTTACCAACTTTCCTTTCCATGTTCTTTGTAGTAATTCCAGTGGGAgtgtataagataagataagataagataagataagatgaacctttattaatccccggagggaaattcaggtgtcaaagcagcaacatcagcaaacagagtgaaacacaggagaggtaaaggtatacaaaaattataaaaacaataatagagatataaaagataccgagtgaatgggtgaacatagtgtgtacagtctgtcaataaataaatgtagtatgtacaataaataaatgtaatatgtacatatgtgcagtctataaagtggtatacaggatgtatagtgtaaagtgcgccagtggttagagtccaagatggttgcggATAGTgaatgtttaaaggcagatagtgcatgtttaaaggcatatagtgcatgtttaaaggcagatagtgcatgtttaaaggtatagtgcatgtttaaaggtagatagtgcatatTTAAAGGcatatagtgcatgtttaaaggtagatagtgcatgtttaaaggcagatagtgcatgtttaaaggtatagtgcatgtttaaaggtagatagtgcatatTTAAAGGcatatagtgcatgtttaaaggtagatagtgcatgtttaaaggtagatagtgcatgtttaaaggcatatagtgcatgtttaaaggtagatagtgcatgtttaaaggcagatagtgcatatttaaaggcagatagtgcatgttaaaaggcagatagtgcatgtttaaaaggtagatagtgcatgtttaaaggcagatagtgcatgtttaaaggcagatagtgcacgtttaaaggcagatagtgcatgttaaaaggcagatagtgcatgtttaaaggcagaaagtgcatgttttttgtatgcacacacacacacacacacacacacacacaataggggGGTCACATACCGACAAACTCATTGACCACATCTTTGACCAGGTGTCCAACTATGGCATAggccaccgccaccaccaccagcgCGGCCATGACCAGGTAGAGCACCGCTTTGGGCAGCGGGATGGGGTCTCGTGCCGGTGTCCGGTAGTCCGTGTACAGCAGGTCACTCTCGGAGTAAGAGTACTGGAAGACGTGCTCCATGCCGGAGGTCTGGTTGGAGTTGAGAGGCGGGTTACTGGCGCTCATCATGGCGCTGTCCGGCTGCAGAGCAGTCaccatggtggtggtggtcacATCCTCCGCTTTGTCCATGTTTACCAAGCCTGTAGTTTTATTCATCAGCGGCAATATCTGAGACAGAAAGTAGCTCCAGTCCTTTATGGCACTCGtgttacataaaaacatattttcgaCCATGTAATCACCACAGGAAGGTTGGAATCTGCAGGGTCAAACAAATATCAGCTGAGGACGCAccagaaggaggaaaaaaacaggcTCTCCAAACTTGTCGTCTTTTTGAAAGTAACAGATTTGGTTATAATCCAACAGGTTCCCTCAGAAGAAGCCAAAGTCTCCGTCTGACAGGAGCTCATCAGTGCCTCTGATAAAACTTACCCAGCTTTCACTGACGAAACGCACGACGCGTCATTCATGGACAAGCTTTTACGCACCAAGAAAGAAGGGATTTTACGCGCCCACTCTTTGATTTATCTTCCAAAAGTGAAATAATAACAACACAGCGGTGCAGCACACCAGCCTACAAAGTCATCCAACGAAACAAAACGTGCCAGAGAAATCTGTCAGCAAATCTCCTCCCGACCTTAAAAAAGGTAACGCGTAAATGTTGGATGAAGGAGCCAAAGAAGAATCTGTGACTGCAGACCGGCTGTCACATCCAGTGATGGTGATAATGACATTGAACTGCAGGAGTCGcgacgcctcctcctcctcctcctcctccgctcctCTGTGCGGCCAGTGGGACAGCGGGGACACCGGGAGACACTTGTTCGCCCTTCCCGACTGTCGACCGACCTCACGTGAGATGATGTTCCTCTGCAGCCTGAGGTGAGTTCAGGTCTTCTCTGCCAGAGGCGGGTGGTTCAGACCTCACTGGGTTGTTTGTGGTGAGCTCAGGAATGAACAAATGACTGTCgatgtgatttaaaaatgagcccCAGTGGAGTAAGATCAAGAGAGAGAAGGCGCTCTGTGGTCGGGCTTTAAATCAGATACAGTCTCATGAGGAACTTGCACAAATATTAAAactagactttttttattttttttaattagcacaaagtaaaaaaaaaaaaacctcaatgatgtggaaaaaggaaaatacaaaactcagaacatttttttttggaaatttgtgtttggtggattatttcgctgttgttacaatgctaattggcattgtattttacatcgttggaaagcatgtttatttaccttcacaatgatgtccaacttgtaaggatcatgcatttgtgggatgagcagcacagctgattatgtgggtagcacccaagaaaaatttgcaaaaaatgctctgccaaacggtgtatgaataaagtgtaaaattgccaatatgtcttgtttgttccttgttactgatagagagttcaatcatccaatccaccaaacaactcaaaacaagagtcaatttcaacaggagaatacaccgTTTACCATTGaaggagcattttggcaaattgttcttgggtgctacccacataatcagctgtgctgctcatcccacaaatgcatgatccttacaagtgggacatcattgtgaaggtaaataaacaggctttccaaccatgtaaaatacaatgccaattagcattgtaacagagaaataatccaccaaacacaaatttccaaacttttttctcCGAGTTTATATACAAATTCTAGTTACCCTACAAATTAAGCTGAATCATtaaaaatcaacaacaaaacacacactgaaaatgAAATTTAAATTCAGCTTTGATGAAAAATATTTCAGCTAATTAATAAAGCAGAGGAGCAGCTCAAAAATAGATTACTATACTATAGATACTgactggcaggaaaaaaaagtactcaTTTGATTGATAGCTATTTATGCAGTTATTTTTCATATCCTGTtgtaatagaataataaaatgtaatctgATGCACGTATATTAGATATTTAATTCCTAAGATATAGGTCTCCAATCCTTGACCCAAGCAA harbors:
- the LOC119488707 gene encoding uncharacterized protein LOC119488707, giving the protein MVENMFLCNTSAIKDWSYFLSQILPLMNKTTGLVNMDKAEDVTTTTMVTALQPDSAMMSASNPPLNSNQTSGMEHVFQYSYSESDLLYTDYRTPARDPIPLPKAVLYLVMAALVVVAVAYAIVGHLVKDVVNEFVGGGRSMVAEGDGGETSEPDWVFGSRRVPYHNKTEVNCITNNMNEMSELGERPRLVEMSYISLNHTNCLSSNRTEETVITIDETLQQRPPDTHSGT